The genomic segment AAAAGTTTCGGCCGATTCCACTTGCGTTAGGTAGAATTTGCAGTGCAGCCAGCTCTCTCTCAACCACCTACGCTTATCTCTATCTTACCTGATAATTTTTTTCTTCTCCCAACTTCATCCGTAGACCCAAAGAATCCAGCTGTTCGGCGCGCGCAAAGCTTTCTTTCGGTTCGGACGATAGAGAGATCAAAGTAATCTCAGCATTTAATCCAATAATTCACAGCACGGCCGCCATCTGCCATTTGAGTAACTTTTGGACCAAAAGTCTCTGCGCCATTGCCCCTCGATTCGGCACGCCACCATCCATCAGCTCGCCCATCCTCTCTGCCCGCCAAAACAAAAAAACAAAATCCCATAACCACCACAACACAACACTCCCGCGCGAACCAACTCTGGGCCCCCAGTTCAGCTCAAACCTTCTCAAATTGAACTCACTCAGCGGAGGTTCAGGAATTTTGCAGTCACTAGTCGCTTCTTGCGCTCTTGCCGCTCCATTGCTACGGACCGTTTCTGGATCAGTTGCTTCCTTCTCGGGAACAGACAAAATTGTGTTGCGTTCCTGCTGCCCGTCCCTCGTCACACTTTTTCCCTTCTCGCTGTCACTCACACTCACACGCTCTACATCTCTCTCAGTCCGAGTCTGCCATCGgtctctctttattacttttcCAACACAAACCTGAAGCGCGAAACACCACACTTCGCCCCTCCATTCCCCCTGCCACCCCTGCCGGCCAAACGCCCCCTTGGACCCCTCCAAATAAGGGATTCCAACATTGGAGATCGACGGCACAGCTGCGTATTTGAGACGCGAAACCAACACGGAGAGGAGCCCCTGACATCTCAAAGCTGAACTCTGAAGTTTGAACCTTTTGGTCTCCTTCTCAGTGCTCACTCACTTCCCCGACCAAGCCGAGAGACTGAGAGACCCCATCATCTCGCCATTTGTCTCTCTATTCTCGTTCTCATTCCCCAGCTCACTCACTCCACAAACACACACTCACGACCCCTCGTGGCGCCTCCAAGCACCtcatctcactctcactctcactcatACCAACACCCACCTCTCGGGCTGTATCTATCAAACCCGCTACACTAGTTTCTCGCACAGCCGCGACGGACTGCCAACGTCTCACCACTCCGCTTTTCAAAGCTCTCAGACTCTTGGACTCTCTTTCCCCAAATCCTCCCGAAAAAAGAGTCCCATCTTGGTCTCCTTCTGCCCTGTCCCCTCTCTCCTGGTTACAAGGCACGTCCCGGCTTGCATTGCAGTCCACTTCTCGACGATCCCCCGAACCCATCAGCCCGGCCAGTAAGGCGACGTCCTTGCTTCTGCATCCTGCCAATCCACAAACCGACATACCTACACCACCGTCCAGAACCGCCAACCAAAGAGAAACTGACGCTCGCACTCGTCGCCTCCCATATCGTCGACCCCCCATTTCACCTCCGTCAAAAACCGCGACCCAGTCAGAGCCGTTCTCTGCCCAACCCTCGCGCCCAATAGACACTCCCATCGCAAGACCAACACATCATCATACAGCGTTGCTCCCTTCACCATGGTGTCCTTTTCGTGTGAGGTAAGCCGTCGCCGCCCTCTTTCTCCCGTTCCGTGTCTCTCTCTTCCTTCCATTTCCCTTTCCCATGATCCCATCTTCCAGGGTCCCCCTTTACTCTCATTCCGTACATACCtgccctcccccccccccccccttccgaAGATCCCCATGTcgtcttattataaactcggGGGCCTGACATCACATCCTCACACCACACCTACCACACCTACCACACATGGCAAGACATCGCAGACACACACCCCTCCAACTACAGAAACAAACCCCCCTCCACTTCCCCTTTGGATGCTGTCTTTAATAGCCAGTGTCTCGTCCCGTCCCTCCCTCGCCTCCCAGACCAAATCCATACAATACCTACCATACACCCCTCTCTAAACACAACAAAATCCAATAACCTCTCGAATACTTGCTGCGCAACATAACTGACCTGTCTCCTTCTTCCTCCACCGCAGAACTGTGGTGATGTTATGACCAAGAAGAAGCTCGATCCCCACAGAAACCGTTGTCGAGGCGCCACTTACACCTGCATCGATTGCATGGTCTACTTTCCTGGAACTGAATATCGCAGCCACACGGTTAGTAGCATCAGCTCCCACTGGCTATTGTAGTCACTTGTATGAACCATGGCACTGACTCGGGCGGCGAATAGAGTTGTATGAGCGAGGCCCAGAAATACCAAGGTGCTCTCTACAAGGAAAAGAACAACAACAAGAAGAGCAAGACGAACAACAACCAGGCGTTTGCCCCTCAGCACGACATGGCTCAACACGCATACGTTGAGGACGTTCCCGATGCCGAGTTCGAAACTTTCCCCTACGAGGCCAGCGACAATGCCAACTCCCCCGCCGACCTTCTCCCCGAAGCGCCAACACCTCCCTCGGCTGCCGAGGGTCACGTCAACGTCTTCGACTTTCTCGACCCCTCAGCGACGCCGAATGCGTCTGCCCTAGGTGCCAAGGAGCCGAACGAGGAGACACAGCTGGTGCGCTACGAGTACGAGGCCGAGGCCTATCTGGACGACGAGGGAGCAATGGTCGATGAGGACCCGCGCGCCCTCGTACAGTACGGCACTGGCGCCATTCCCCAAGGCTTCGAGACTCCGGCTTCTAAGCACGAACGGAGAAGGAAGGATGGAAGCGAAAAGAAGGATAAGAAGCGCAAGCGTCTCCATGTCGACACTGATCAAATGATGGTCGACGCACCTCCCACAACCTTGGCTCACTCTGGTCTAACCGGCGGTCTGAACCGCATGATGTCGCGCCCTGTTTTCCCTCCTTCGCCAGACTACTCCGGAGGCGACGTTGCCGATCCGTCACCGGCCAGCCCGCTCAAGAAGACCAAGTCTTCCAAGCACAAGAAGGAGGGCGGCATTGGCAGCAACCTCATGGGTCTCTTGAACATGAACGGCACCAAGTCCAAGACCAAGAAGCGCAAGGTCTCCTCATCCACCAAGAAGCACTCCTCATCCAGCCGCCACCGATCAGACGGCGAGAAAGCTCCCAAGTTGATCGAGTACCGCCCCGGTTCCCGCGACAGTAAGAAAGGCGAGGACGGAGACGACGAGGGCCAGATGGTGGTCTACCGCCCGCGCGCCGACCTGTTCCTGTCTTTTATCAACAAGGGCCCCGAGAGCGAGCGCGGCTGCAGCATGAACAAAGCCCTCAAGCGCTTTCACCGCGAGCGCAGTTCCTCCGGGGACGGCCTCGGCAAGCTTTCGGAAGAGAAGGAGCTTTGGCGCTCGCTGCGCATGAGGCGTAACGACCGCGGCGAGATTGTACTTTTTCAGGCCTGAATCTGATGGTCGATGTGTACACAATCATGCTGTTCTTTTCGAGGGGTTAGCCGCTCTACGGCTCGGACGGGATATCCAAGGGGTAAACTCATAAAGGACAACGGAGTTATCGAGCGTCATTTTTGTTACTTTTTTCGTGTTTCTTTTATCTTACTTCTTGTTTCATATTCCCATGCTAGGCAACTCTGGCACATGATACCTACAAGATGGATCGGAAACCATCAATGGCCCTGGATGGGGAAACGGGGCCAAGGGAGAAAGGCAAGGGGGTTTTGGCCGTGAAATATCGGATATTACTCtacactttttttttttttttgggtcGATGCGTCGGTCTCCTTTATctgattcccgcttcttctgAAATACCGATATCGTCGCACTCTTCGTTTAACCCACACCCACGTGCTCTTAGCTGGTCTTCGAGCCTTTCACCGAGCCATTTGGGCGCGCACAAAACGATTGAGGCTTTGATTAGGCAAATTCGAAAGttattttcttcttcttttcgtCTAGTTTTCTCTCTGGCTGTGTTGAAGGAGATTTAATGATGATGGGGGAGAAGAAGAGAGGGAAGGAGGGGAGAGTCGAAGTTGGCGTGGCATCAGTTCTTtggtatatatatttatatctttGTTCATCTTCTTTGCCTTCGTACACAAGTTTGGGAATCGCAAAATGTTGTAACCATTGTGGTTGTTCGTCAGAgatacccccccccccctctcgAGCCGTGCATCCATTATCAATAGAATTTCGTAGGTATACAAATGCCACAACGCCCCTCCTCACTCCATCAAATTGATGTCGGCCGGGAAAGTGCTATGTAACCAAACTTTGCAACATGATGATCATATCTACAAAGCATCACCCCTGACATCACAATCACATCGTAGCCCATCGTCTCGAAGTCAAGCAATCCGCAACGGTAAAATATGCTGCACCATAGCCTCCCGTCTACACAGCGGACACTCTGGCTTCTCACGCACCCAGTCCCCGATACACGTCCAGCAAAACACGTGTCCGCACTGCGTGGCGGACGGGTCCTTGAGCTCCTCGAGGCAGAGTGTGCATTTCCGCTGCGCGGCGCCGGAAATGTAGGCCATTGTCTTTTCGTCGCTTAAATCGAAGCGCGCCCCGGGTTCGCCGGAGGCGTCTGCTGAGGGGATCACGGGCGTGTGCGTGACGGCCGAGATGTCGACTTTGCTGCCGCCTGCGCCGTTGCCGCCCGGTGTTCCTGTTTCCGTGAGGAGGAGCCCCGTGTTTGCGGCGTAGGCGTTTGCGTCGAGGGAGACGTCGAGCAAGGAACCGTTGGACCGCGTGCGtgctgcggcggcggccgCCGCGGCATCGGAGATTGTGGAGCGGATGTGCAGGTAGGATTGCACGGCGAGCTGGGCGACGAGGAGGACGCCGAGGACCTCGTAGCCCGCGCGGTCGGGGGAGTCGGGGACGCGGCGGGTGAAGACGTAGCGGAGGCCGAGGACGCGTTTGGCGAGCTCGTAGTAGGTGCCCGTGAAGTAGAAGATTGCGAGGGTCGCCGCGTGGATGGGCGCCGCGGAGGTTAGGGAGGGGAGGTTCGTGGCGAGGTAGGCCTTTATTGCGTCTTTTCTGGATGTCTTGTGTTTtgttgaggaggaggatgatTTTGGAGAGGTTGACGGCTCGAGGAGGGTTCGGAGGCGGGCGCGGAGGGTGGGGAGGGCGCGGCCTGCGATGTAGGGGAGGAGGACTGATGTCGCGATGTAGGATGCGCGGCGGGCCAGGGTCGGTAGGGCGCCGGAGGGGTCGTCGGTGTCGTTATCGGCGGCGCCGACGTGGAGCTGGACGAGGTCGCAGTATTCCTCGCCGAGGGTGCGGTTCCCGGGGAGGGTGGTGAGGCCGAGGTAGAGGGTGTCTGCGAGGAGCCTGTGGAGGGCGGTGGCCGAGTGGGCGGAGCGGgcgccgaggaggaggcggtgGAGGGAGGTAAGGGTGTTTGAGAGGTGGCCTTTGTAGTAGGCGTCTTTCTGGTGGGCGCGGATGATGTCTGGGGCGGAGGCGTAGGGGTAgggagaggaggggagggtcgatggcgaggaggaggatggtTGTGATGGTGATGGGGAGGTCATTTTGGAGAGGTGTTGTGCATTTGCGCTGCGTGCGCGCGGTTGAGATGTGTCGTGAATCCAATTGTTGTGTTGCGTGGTTTCGAAGGGGAGGTTTCGTTTGCGCTTTTAGTGAGGTGAGGTCAGAGTCGCAAAGGCGTTTGTTCGTTGAGGGTATCGCGGAGTTGGTAAAAGTACCTTGGTGAGGTCGTGAGGTTTAGGTACAGCCGGGCCCGTGGTTGGGATGTTTTTTGAGCCGAGGCGATTGGGGTGCCGGGGCAGGTTTGGAGGAGAGGAGAGCTCGGCCGATTGTCAGCGGCGTCTGTCACTGGTCAGCATGTGTGGCAGCCAACGCAGCGGCGCCGGAGTGTCAGTGCTTGGGTTCCACGGCCGGGGGTACTGGCAGGGGTTCGATGTAGATACCCTGCCGCCCTACGtatcttcctcttcttgtCTTTCATGTGAGACGTATGAACAGCTTTAGATGACTTTGACGGTGACTTTTTCTTGAGCAAGTCAATTGATTAACTATTTATCATAATTTGAGGTTTTCATGAAATTCGCACGAGACAAGAGAACAAAGTTGTCGTATTGGTGACAAGGTCTGGAGAGAAGTTACTCCACGATAGATAAGCGGCGTTAGGGCGGCCGGGTACCCGGTGCCGTGGTGCTAACATCCGATAGCGCACGAGGGGTTCAACGCTTCCCGCTCAAAGCTCATGTTCGTCTCCAGCCGACCTAAGCTTCCACCTATCCGAGACTTCTCCGAGTAAGTCGGTTGAGAAGGGCATTGAGGTCTTTTCAACATCAGGGACAAGACTGTGAGCACTTTTAAAACTTCTCGAAGGCTTTTCCCCACAAACAGAGGCTCAGTGAATTCATCCGACCTTTAGATGACTCATCTCATACCCCGCGGTGATTTACTCTTATACTGACTACCGCCAAGTTCGTGCGGGTGCACTAAAGGTAAGATATCATGCGTCACAAAGTCTCTTGTCAACTTCAAGGCGACAACTAACACATCGTTGTGTCCAGATAACTCGAGCTGGTCAGCATGGGACATCTCATCACTGTTGCGACTTGTTCGCTGAACCAGTGGGCATTGGACGTAAGGGTTCCGCAACTAACATAGATGAAGTGCCATTCATACGACCCCTCATCTATGTTCAGGAGGCAGATGCTAAATGGGATCACATATAGTGGGAAGGAAATGCCGCTCGAATTATTGAGAGTATCCAAAAGGCAAAGGCAGCTGGAGCTCGCCTGCGTGTCGGTCCTGTAAGTATTGTGAAGCTCCAACTACGATGCAGCATTGCAAGGATGCGCTAGAGTCTAACACCACCGCAGGAACTGGAGATATGCGGCTACGGATGTCTCGACCACCTCCTCGAGCAGGACCTCTACCTGCACTGTTTCGAGATGCTTCGTCGCATCCTGCTCGACGAGACATGTCACGGCATCCTCCTCGACATCGGTATGCCCGTGCAGCACCGCAACCAGCGCTTCAACTGCCGGGTGCTCTGCCTCGACGGCAAGATTCTCATGATCAGGCCCAAGATGTGGCTCGCTAACGATGGTAACTACCGCGAGATGCGCCACTTCACGCCCTGGATGCATCCCAGACAGACGGAGCAGTACCATCTGCCCCGGATCCTCCAGGATATCCAGGGGTCTACCCACGTCATCTTTGGCGACGCCGTGGTTTCCACTCCCGATACGTGCTTTGGAGCAGAGACCTGTGTAAGTTCATCAGAGGCCACGACGGTTGATTGGCTCGGTATCCATGGAAAATGAGCTGACATGCTCGCCCACAGGAAGAGCTCTTCACGCCCAACGCCCCACACATCGCAATGAGCCTCGACGGCGTGGAGATCATCACCAACTCCAGCGGCTCACACTTCACCCTGCAGAAGCTCGACACTCGTCTCCAGCTCATCATGGAAGCCACGCGCAAGTGCGGCGGCGTCTACCTTTACGCCAATCAACAGGGTTGCGACGGCGACAGGCTGTACTACGACGGCTCCGCCATGATCTTGGTCAACGGAGACGTCGTGGCTCAGGGGTCGCAATTCAGCCTGAATGATGTTGAGGTCGTCACGGCCACTGTCGATCTTGAAGAAGTTCGCGCCTACCGTTCGGCCATCTCTCGCGGTTTCCAGGCTGCGCGATCTGATGCCAAGTATCAGCGGATCCAGACTGCTTTTGAGCTCAGCtccgaggacgaggacgcgGATATCATGATCACCCCTTCGCCCCCTATCAAGCCCAAGTATTACTCGGTTGAGGAAGAGATTGCTCTATGTGCTGGCTGCTACCTCTGGGATGTGAGTTGGGCCAAGTACTCCTTTTCTATATGCCCGGCTGACCCAACTCCCCCTATTAGTATCTCCGCAGATCCGGAACTGCAGGTTACTTGGTACCCCTGAGTGGAGGAATCGACTCTTGCGCCACAGCGAGTACGCCTTTCTCTCCCTTCGCCAGTCACCCCTGAAATCAGTCGCCACTGACACCCCTTTCACAGCAATCGTCTTCTCCATGTGTCGCATCGTAATGAAGGCCGTAGAGGAGGGTAACGCCCAGGTAATCGAGGACGTCAAGCGCCTGGCAAAGTACGACGGCGAAGGCGTGCTCCCCAAGACGCCCCAGGCCCTCTGCAACCAAATCTTCTCAACCATCTACATGGGCATGAAAACGCAGAGCTCCGTCGAGACGCGTCAGCGCGCCAGGGACCTCGCCGAAGCCATTGGCAGCTACCACATCAACCTCGACATTGACGACGTCTACAACGCCCAAAAGAGCCTCGCCGTCACGGCGCTCAACTTTGAGCCGAGGTTCAAGGTCGAGGGCGGGACGAACCAGGAGAATCTGACGCTTCAGTGTATCCAGGCGAGAATCCGCATGGTGACCGCGTACGAGTTTGGGCAGCTTCTTCCCACGGCCCGCGGACGACCTGGCGGTGGAGGTCTGCTTGTTTTGGGCAGTGCAAATGTCGGAGAGGTGCGTTTGCTTTGCTTTGATACCCACGTACATCTCCGCTTTGCTGTCATCTAACAACTGCCACAGTCCCTCAGAGGCTACTTTACCAAGTCAGTGATCCAAATTTGACGACAGGGAGTGACTCATGCTAACTAGTTTCTAGATATGATTGTTCCAGTAAGCTTTCATCCCGCTACGTTCTATTCATGGGAACTAGTACCCCACATCACTTTAAGAGGAGTCTGGACTAGTCCGTCTGCGTGTTATTCGACAGAACCGATATCCTATCTCCTGCCTACATCCTGGTATTATTGCCAGTACTAGCAAGAGAGCAAGGACTGCATGACGACTCTACAGCATCGGAGGAAGTCTACCTTAACTCCATGCCTGACTGACACTCAAAATCTAGGTGCGGATATCAACCCGATTGGCTCCATCGACAAAGCCGACCTCAAACGCTTCATCGCGTGGGCCGAAAAGGACTTCAACATCCCGTGTCTCCACGACTTCCTAACGGCGGTCCCGACCGCAGAGCTTGTACGTGATATACCCGCTAGCCCCTCAAGCCCCGCCCGCTGAACGCGCAAGAGCTGCGGCTCAACTCATGCGCCAGCATCCTCCCTTGTCTTGACAAGAAAAAGACTTTGCGGGGACAAACAGCCTGACTTACGTGATCACAATCGCATTGTAGGAACCCATCTCAGAGACCTATGTACAGAGCGACGAGGTGGACATGGGCATGACCTATCAAGAGCTGACCATCATGGGCCGCCTCCGCAAGGTGAACAAGCTGGGCCCGTACGGCATGTTCCAACGCCTTGTCCACGACTGGAGCGTCGACCGCAAGCGTGGTCCCGATGATGATGCTCCCGCGTACGAGCCTAGCCAGACGGCCGATAAGGTCAAGAAGTTTTTCCACTTTTACGCCATCAATAGTGAGTTGTTCCTGCCTTGTGAGACGATCGCTGTTAGGTTGTTCTAACTTTGGTGAACAGGACACAAGATGACGACGCTTACACCGGCTCTTCACTGCAATGACTACTGTATGGCAGCACATCGCAACCCAGtttctttcttttccccCGGTTTAGTAAGTCACTGACTGGTCGATAATAGCACCCGACGACAATAGGTTCGACCTCCGACCCTTCTTGTATCCCCCCTTCTGGAAGAGCTGGAGTTTCAAAAAGATTGATGCGGAGCTTGCAAAG from the Colletotrichum lupini chromosome 3, complete sequence genome contains:
- a CDS encoding LYAR-type C2HC zinc finger; the encoded protein is MVSFSCENCGDVMTKKKLDPHRNRCRGATYTCIDCMVYFPGTEYRSHTSCMSEAQKYQGALYKEKNNNKKSKTNNNQAFAPQHDMAQHAYVEDVPDAEFETFPYEASDNANSPADLLPEAPTPPSAAEGHVNVFDFLDPSATPNASALGAKEPNEETQLVRYEYEAEAYLDDEGAMVDEDPRALVQYGTGAIPQGFETPASKHERRRKDGSEKKDKKRKRLHVDTDQMMVDAPPTTLAHSGLTGGLNRMMSRPVFPPSPDYSGGDVADPSPASPLKKTKSSKHKKEGGIGSNLMGLLNMNGTKSKTKKRKVSSSTKKHSSSSRHRSDGEKAPKLIEYRPGSRDSKKGEDGDDEGQMVVYRPRADLFLSFINKGPESERGCSMNKALKRFHRERSSSGDGLGKLSEEKELWRSLRMRRNDRGEIVLFQA
- a CDS encoding Pex2/Pex12 amino terminal region — encoded protein: MTSPSPSQPSSSSPSTLPSSPYPYASAPDIIRAHQKDAYYKGHLSNTLTSLHRLLLGARSAHSATALHRLLADTLYLGLTTLPGNRTLGEEYCDLVQLHVGAADNDTDDPSGALPTLARRASYIATSVLLPYIAGRALPTLRARLRTLLEPSTSPKSSSSSTKHKTSRKDAIKAYLATNLPSLTSAAPIHAATLAIFYFTGTYYELAKRVLGLRYVFTRRVPDSPDRAGYEVLGVLLVAQLAVQSYLHIRSTISDAAAAAAAARTRSNGSLLDVSLDANAYAANTGLLLTETGTPGGNGAGGSKVDISAVTHTPVIPSADASGEPGARFDLSDEKTMAYISGAAQRKCTLCLEELKDPSATQCGHVFCWTCIGDWVREKPECPLCRREAMVQHILPLRIA
- a CDS encoding carbon-nitrogen hydrolase gives rise to the protein MGHLITVATCSLNQWALDWEGNAARIIESIQKAKAAGARLRVGPELEICGYGCLDHLLEQDLYLHCFEMLRRILLDETCHGILLDIGMPVQHRNQRFNCRVLCLDGKILMIRPKMWLANDGNYREMRHFTPWMHPRQTEQYHLPRILQDIQGSTHVIFGDAVVSTPDTCFGAETCEELFTPNAPHIAMSLDGVEIITNSSGSHFTLQKLDTRLQLIMEATRKCGGVYLYANQQGCDGDRLYYDGSAMILVNGDVVAQGSQFSLNDVEVVTATVDLEEVRAYRSAISRGFQAARSDAKYQRIQTAFELSSEDEDADIMITPSPPIKPKYYSVEEEIALCAGCYLWDYLRRSGTAGYLVPLSGGIDSCATATIVFSMCRIVMKAVEEGNAQVIEDVKRLAKYDGEGVLPKTPQALCNQIFSTIYMGMKTQSSVETRQRARDLAEAIGSYHINLDIDDVYNAQKSLAVTALNFEPRFKVEGGTNQENLTLQCIQARIRMVTAYEFGQLLPTARGRPGGGGLLVLGSANVGESLRGYFTKYDCSKESGLVRLRVIRQNRYPISCLHPGIIASADINPIGSIDKADLKRFIAWAEKDFNIPCLHDFLTAVPTAELSCGSTHAPASSLEPISETYVQSDEVDMGMTYQELTIMGRLRKVNKLGPYGMFQRLVHDWSVDRKRGPDDDAPAYEPSQTADKVKKFFHFYAINRHKMTTLTPALHCNDYSPDDNRFDLRPFLYPPFWKSWSFKKIDAELAKIEKRRAKTKA